The genome window CTGCAAGAGGTGGGGAGACATGATGGCGCCAGCAGCGAGGATGACTTCCTCGCGAGCATAGACGGTCCCATTACCGCCCGGACCCGAGTAACTCACACCCTTTGCGCGAATGGTACTACTGCCCTCGGTCTCGATCTTGGTGGCCATGTATCCAACCAGAATGGCAATGTTAGTCCGTCCCTCAATCGGCGTCCAGTATGCCGTGGCACTCGACGAACGCCTATTGTCTCCATCGAGACTGCTTGCGCTCCATCCCACGCCGgccgccacgccaccaGCGCTGTCGCTAATGTTCTGCACGCCATCCGCAGAGATCACCTGTGTGAAGGCGGCTTGGTGAGCACCGCGGTACATGCCCGCGGTGTAGCGCGCTTGCACGGGCCCCTCGGAACCGTGGTAGGAGGCGTTGTAGCCCGCCCCGAGCTGAGCTTGCCATTCCTCGGGAGCGCGGAACGTCTCGCTCTTCTTCATAAAGTCGCTCATTCTGGACCACGCCCAGCGGCCCTCACCCTGGATGCCGCCCATGAAACGCGGGAGAGCGTCGTATGCTTCCTTTCCCGCCCGCGTCCATGTCGCCCCGTtgatcgaggtcgagccgCCAAGAGTCTTGccgctgatgtcagcaaCAGCGAAATGAGATagcctcctcgtccattGTTCTTCTGCCAACCAAGGTTTGAGGACGAGAATCGACTCACCCCATGATAGCCTTACCGTCGGCCGTCGGCCAGTGCCAGTCGAGGTCGGACCCAAATGCAGCACCATACTTGTAGATATCGTacacgcgctcgtccttTCGATCGTCCTTTCCTGCCTCGATAACGCTGCGTCAGAGCATCTCAATGGAAACTCACATGACCGTGGCGTTGAGCTCGCTGAGGCGGTTGGCGACGGTCAGACCGGCTAATccgccgccaacgacaACAAAGTCAAACGTCTGGCGGTGGGCGAGTACGCCATCCGTCGTGACGCCCTGCAGTGCAGCCTGCAGTGACTGGGCGTGAACCAGTCCAATTCCCacagcgagagcgagggtgaggagcaTTTTGTGTGTGGGAAAAGACAATCCCGCGAGTGTGTTCAAGTACTCGCATGAGGTGGGCAGGCTCCAGCAGGCTTCCCACCACCCGCGTACCTCGGAACACTGTGAGGGTGGATGTACAAAAGAATGGGAGTCTCGGTGGACACACACGCACAGACACACCCTCGTACCGGTGGCGGCGCCTGTCACCTCGGAGGAAAGTCACGGGCCGCCGCTTTCTGGGGTGGCATGATGTCAGTGCGAAATGGAATAATCAGATGAGCTGGATCAAGGTTAGGTTGCTTGGCGACGGCCGTGGGTGTGGGCCTGTCCCATCGATGTTGTGGGGTAAGTGCGCTAACCAGGTGAGCGTGAGTATGGTGCAAGGTCAGTGAGAATCGCATCAAGCGCGAACACAAAACAGTGTGGACGGTATGCGCCACGACGCTAGAGACCCCCGTAGTGTGGCGCTATCTCGGCATCTGTGGTTGGCGGGATCCGTGGTTGCATTGGATCCACGGTGAGCGTGAACTGATGCATGCAGACCCAGAACGCAAACCTTTGTAAAGCTACAGTGCGGCACGAGTTCATTCTTCAATGTCCTGACGCGTCTGGAAAGGTAGACGCGTCTGCCTTTCCAGACGCAACGTCGCGACCACTGGTTACGGTACCCCAACCCTGAACATCTCACCACCATGCGGAACCATGGAACCATGATACATCCTACGCTACAGCCTAGCCTTGGTCTCTTCATCGTAGCTGGCGCGAATCTCCTCAAGGCTATTTCCCCACCGCCCACTGTCCAGGGTCGCGAGGAAgcgcttggccgcctcggcagTCCCATCCGGGTCCTCCTGCACGAGCAAGTGGCCCGCGCTGAGGCTACGTTCATTCCTAGCGAGCGGCGGGCGCCACACCAGTTCGCGAgtgagctcgtcgcccatgGTGCGGTCGTTCTCTCTCGCCATGAAAAACGCAATCGGCACATTGAGTCCCGGTAAGCGGTCCCATCCACGCGCGTGACAGACTCCCTCACAGAACACGGCAGCCTCGCACCATGCCGGCGTAGCCAATGTAACGCCATTCGgggccttgacgaggccgtgCGAGACGACAAGGTCAAACTGCTCGGGATGGAAGGCGGCGTAGAATGGGCTCTTGAGCATACTGGTCCGCGCCTCTTCGCGGGATGACCATGTGTCGCGCCGTTTGACGGCTTGCCGTACGCGCAGGAGCATGGTTTCTGGTTCTTCCAGTACGTTTTCCCACGTCCTCGTGCGGGGAGGGAGCATGGGGTCTGCGAGGAACAATCCCTCGTATCGGTCCGGGATGAATGCCGCTGCTCGTGCCTGTGCCAGACCACCAAAGCTCGCCCCGAAACCAATGACCTTGATCGCTGGAGCGTCGCCATCAGGCCGCCACGGCAACTGCCACGGTAAATGCCAGGGGAAGCAGGCACTGGccatcttctcgtcctccctAGCAGCGGGGAGGACATGTACGATAaagttgacgaggtcgcgcgccgTGTCGTCCCAGATCTGGCCGGGACCCAGTAGCCCAGCATTCAAGTCGACGCTGGCGCCGTGGTTGGCATCATCGAACATCCAGATATCGTCCAGCAGCACAGGCGTGGCGGGGAGGGGTTTATCCGTGCCAAAGGCGTAATCCGGCTCGCCTCCTTCCGAAGCGATGATTCGGCGCAACACGGGCTGCCAGTGCTATTGTTAATTCTCTTTAATATTCAATCTCACCTCCTTCTGCATCCCGTTCGCATGTGAGCACACGACGGTGTGTCCGCCACGTAATTTATCGCGGCGCCACCGCTCCACAGCCACGAAGAGACCCTTGGGCGAAGCtgccagcgcctcgtccatgCTCCACTCGTGGCCGCCCCATCGCGCCTCAGCGGCCTTGAatccctccttctccgaTCGGGCCTTACGCTCTGCGCTCGTCTTGGGTTCAGGACCACTCTCACGGAACGGATGCGACGAGCGGCCATACGTCCCAGTCGCTTCCTTCAGTTGCCGCGGGTAGGCGGCCGGCACGGCGTGGAAGGTCCGCGTCCATCCCTCTGGAGGTGGGGGGTGTGGTGGGCGGAGTGGGGCCGGCGGAGCGGGGTTGCCAGGATGCGGAGCGAGGGGGAGCCAGTGAGGCGACGTTAATGGCGAGGGGACGTCCGATGGGCCGTTGAACGGCGCGTAGAACGCCTCGCGCGGGGCCATGATGAGTtgtgaggatgagagaATGGGTGGGCTGCTTTTGGGTGATGAGCGTGCTCGGGTATCGCCGACCGGTTATCCGCTCGGTATCCACTCGGGAAACACCGAGGTAGGGCCGGTTGTTGGCCAtgcgcggaggaggaatTGAGGGGCTGGACCGAGCTGTCGAGGGTGTTATGCGCGTCTTCAATGCCACCTGCTGCAGTTGGTCGGGGGAGCAAAATAAACGATGGCGGAAGATATGTCAGATATCTCCAAGGTCGGACTGGGAATCGAACCCAGGCTACAAGAATCAGAATCTTGTGTACTAACCACTATACGATCCAACCCCTGAGGCTAGAGTGCCACGTGGCAACATGCTCTCACCGGAGGTCGTCTCGCGATGGAAAGTGGTAATGAGTGA of Cutaneotrichosporon cavernicola HIS019 DNA, chromosome: 4 contains these proteins:
- a CDS encoding uncharacterized protein (Alpha/beta hydrolase family), with the translated sequence MAPREAFYAPFNGPSDVPSPLTSPHWLPLAPHPGNPAPPAPLRPPHPPPPEGWTRTFHAVPAAYPRQLKEATGTYGRSSHPFRESGPEPKTSAERKARSEKEGFKAAEARWGGHEWSMDEALAASPKGLFVAVERWRRDKLRGGHTVVCSHANGMQKEHWQPVLRRIIASEGGEPDYAFGTDKPLPATPVLLDDIWMFDDANHGASVDLNAGLLGPGQIWDDTARDLVNFIVHVLPAAREDEKMASACFPWHLPWQLPWRPDGDAPAIKVIGFGASFGGLAQARAAAFIPDRYEGLFLADPMLPPRTRTWENVLEEPETMLLRVRQAVKRRDTWSSREEARTSMLKSPFYAAFHPEQFDLVVSHGLVKAPNGVTLATPAWCEAAVFCEGVCHARGWDRLPGLNVPIAFFMARENDRTMGDELTRELVWRPPLARNERSLSAGHLLVQEDPDGTAEAAKRFLATLDSGRWGNSLEEIRASYDEETKARL
- a CDS encoding uncharacterized protein (GMC oxidoreductase), which produces MLLTLALAVGIGLVHAQSLQAALQGVTTDGVLAHRQTFDFVVVGGGLAGLTVANRLSELNATVIVIEAGKDDRKDERVYDIYKYGAAFGSDLDWHWPTADGKAIMGGKTLGGSTSINGATWTRAGKEAYDALPRFMGGIQGEGRWAWSRMSDFMKKSETFRAPEEWQAQLGAGYNASYHGSEGPVQARYTAGMYRGAHQAAFTQVISADGVQNISDSAGGVAAGVGWSASSLDGDNRRSSSATAYWTPIEGRTNIAILVGYMATKIETEGSSTIRAKGVSYSGPGGNGTVYAREEVILAAGAIMSPHLLQISGIGPASDLQAAGIASVLDLPGVGRNLQEQTMNTIAWPRAEGYNVSGAGPSNMIAYPNATALFGNSSTVFQEGMTANLSAFAEAAFKNGGAVTAEGALSTLQIQADVIKRGAAVVELFLDGGWPNGGLGINMWTLLPFSRGRVVSSAGAVLPRIEPNFFSASADIQMQAAGVRLARRAFGTQPLRALVRNETMPGPEVSDADEALIPWIEYNFGTVSHPLGTCAMMRREWGGVVDANLTVYGTSNLRVVDASVLPMQVSAHLSATLYGVAENAADIIKEAYEARRSGLGHSLVSRACRSARMLFW